In Salvelinus sp. IW2-2015 linkage group LG23, ASM291031v2, whole genome shotgun sequence, a genomic segment contains:
- the LOC111950177 gene encoding procollagen C-endopeptidase enhancer 2: MKCEYCTWGLSVLLALCLGWAQGQSQSQPETNYTRPVFHCGGDMVADSGFVGSEGFPNYYKPNSKCTWRITVPEGNVVMLSFRIFDLEADPMCRYDYLDVYNGHSNMVQKLGRFCGTFRPGTLISTTNNIMLEMVSDSETGGRGFLAYFNGGKPHVDEHQFCGGKMTKAQGEVKTPNWPEKNYPAGISCSWLITVERDQVIEVKFDKFDVESDSYCRFDYVAFFNGGEKDDSRRIGKYCGDVSPQTIVTNGNVLLVQFVSDLSVTSDGFMASYTSVPRGSRTPTVHNTGSGPRKDSVPRKPVVKPILPERTVITTTTTQPPTTARHQPPPTPQPQEPTAKPKPIKPVRTRPPNKPGPDRTRVTRPDSKKPVHLNPLCAKACKRDGNIKSSFCASEFVITGKVTALTPGPQGSVYISVSLIKAYKAGQLTITQAGENMSVKLVSACKKCPIIRKGMPYILMGQVDEDGRGTMAPGAFTAPYKAPHHKLLTNINNQPC, from the exons GCCTGTGTTCCACTGTGGGGGAGACATGGTTGCAGACTCAGGCTTTGTGGGCAGTGAAGGATTTCCAAACTACTACAAACCCAACAGCAAATGTACCTGGCGCATTACA GTCCCAGAGGGCAATGTGGTCATGCTCTCTTTCCGCATCTTTGACCTGGAGGCTGACCCCATGTGTCGCTATGACTACCTGGATGTGTACAATGGCCACTCCAACATGGTGCAGAAGCTGGGGAGGTTCTGTGGAACGTTCAGGCCTGGTACTCTCATCTCCACCACCAACAACATAATGCTGGAGATGGTGAGCGACTCTGAGACTGGAGGGAGGGGCTTCCTGGCTTACTTCAATGGAGGAAAACCACATGTGGATG AGCACCAATTCTGTGGAGGAAAGATGACAAARGCCCAGGGTGAAGTTAAAACACCTAACTGGCCAGAGAAGAATTACCCAGCAGGCATCAGTTGCTCCTGGCTCATCACAGTAGAGCGGGATCAG GTGATTGAGGTGAAGTTTGATAAGTTTGATGTGGAGTCAGACAGTTACTGCCGCTTTGATTATGTGGCCTTCTTCAACGGTGGAGAAAAAGATGACTCTCGACGCATTGGAAAATACTGTGGAGACGTCAGCCCCCA AACCATTGTGACCAATGGGAACGTGCTCCTAGTACAATTTGTGTCTGACCTCAGCGTGACCTCTGATGGCTTCATGGCCAGTTACACCAGCGTCCCCCGCGGATCCAGAACCCCCACAGTACACAACACAGGATCAGGACCCCGTAAAGACTCAGTCCCCAGGAAGCCTGTTGTTAAACCCATCCTGCCTGAGAGAACAgtcatcaccaccactaccacccaaCCACCCACTACAGCCAGACACcagccccccccaaccccacagCCCCAGGAGCCCACTGCCAAGCCCAAACCAATCAAACCAGTCAGGACCCGCCCACCAAACAAGCCAGGCCCAGACAGGACCAGAGTTACTAGACCAGACAGCAAGAAGCCAG TTCACTTGAACCCACTGTGTGCAAAGGCATGTAAGAGGGATGGAAATATCAAGAGCAGTTTCTGTGCCAGTGAATTTG tgatCACGGGTAAGGTGACAGCGCTGACCCCTGGTCCTCAGGGCAGTGTCTATATCAGTGTGTCTCTCATCAAGGCCTACAAAGCTGGCCAGCTGACCATCACCCAGGCTGGAGAGAACATGTCTGTCAAACTGGTGTCAGCCTGCAAGAAGTGCCCTATCATCCGCAAAG GAATGCCTTACATCTTGATGGGCCAGGTTGATGAGGATGGGCGTGGAACAATGGCTCCTGGGGCTTTCACTGCCCCATATAAGGCCCCGCATCACAAACTGCTGACCAATATTAACAACCAACCATGCTAA